The Salvelinus fontinalis isolate EN_2023a chromosome 13, ASM2944872v1, whole genome shotgun sequence DNA segment TAGATAGTGTCATCAATCAAAGTGTCCAGCCTGCCATATGTGATTGTGAAGCTTGGGGCAAAATAACAACCTGATGGAGCTAACCCCACTGTTCACTATCTGTTTATCACAGTTTTTCTATGAATCTTGTCAGGTTACACTTAACAGTCAACCAATGAATTAGAGGGAGACAAATAACAAAAGCAGAAGTTAATTACTATTAAAAGTAGACTGCACTACTTAACAGTGCATTGATTATGTTTGAATGTCACCCACCTAGTTCCCTTTTGGGATGTCTGATGCTCAGGTTGGTGTTATTGGCTAAGAGTCTGACATTGCAGGTGATCGTGTCACCCTCTCTCCACACTGATTGGCACAATGTCAGAAAGCTGCTCTGTTTAGAGAGGCTGTGGTTGGTCAACGGTGTCTCCGGTGAATCCTGACCTTGTCGGGTCCAAGTGAAGTTGACGTCCTGGGCGTCAAGGCCCTCCAAAGTACAGAGAAGCTGGATGCAGCCAGGATCACTGCTGTTCTGCCTCTCTAGGACTAGACCTGGAAGCACTGCAGAAGAGAATAGCACAAACTAGAACGACAGTGAAAAGACTGTAAATGCAATTCTAATATCCTACTGTATGCTTTGATTTAGAGACATAAAAAACAGTAAACACGTGTTTATAAAGTGATATCTTCAACGAGATAAATTACCTGTAACTTGAAGATCGACATTGGAGGATTTCTCAATGGTTGGTGGTGGTATGACTCTTGATATTAAGCAGGTATATAGACCAGAGTCAGTGCTCTTTGGTTCTGTAACATACAGTTTAGGAGGTTTTCCAATTACCTTGAATTGAGATTTACAGGATACGACTGAACTGATTTCTCTATTCACATTGTATTCGCAAATAATGCCAGGACTTCCAATTTTCGTCCATTTAAAAACAACTTTGCCATCAAATCCAAAGGGTGAGGGACAAGGAAGGTGGGAAGGACTGCCTTTGGTTGCTCTAACGATCTCCTTAACACCTGCGGGATCAAACAGTATTTTTTTTCAATCCAAagttaacacaataaaataggACACAGGTTATGTGCTCACTCATATTCAGGATACTGTACACTCATGATACTATGTGAGAGTAGAGGaaatgaacaaaaatacaaataatggTAATAACAACTTGAGTTCATCCCATATTAAGATCATGCCATATTAGGCCATACTATTTACGTACTTCCAGTACTGAAAATAGCTATAGGAAGTGGTTCAAAGTTGATGTTCCAGATTAATGCAACCAAAGCAAACCaaggctcctcagaggaagggGTTTACTAACACATTCATTTTTtaagctatgttgactatgacattagctaatatggtgacaatgaagTAGGCTGTGTGTAGAGTTGAGCGcttatggtatgaaggtttggcttggaaagtttttttcgcCTGCTCAcagagagctgttttgttgtgcactgaagtccacaagcgaagggaaaattATACAATGAtaaaagtgatcatgctgtttgtatgtcgCTGtattgaaagtgaactgtgtgtgcaggtgatcaggggtgtattcattccgacgattctgttgaaaaacgtttcttaaacggaagcaaacggaatggGGATAAACATACAGTACCTCAATTTGTCCAATACAAACTCTCGTTTACAACTGTTTGTACTATTGATTACACCGTAgataagctagatgcaggcaagagtgtgcaaagcggtaTTGAATTGTcggtcaccttgattactcaaatttttCTCacaacctgtgcacctacgttgtaaacttgaATTCATAGGCTAGATGGTGTCACGCCcagaccatagagagcctttgcttttctatggtatagtaggtcagggcgtgactggggggtttttctagttattattttctatgtggggttctagtttcgtttttctatgttggtgtttggtttgattcccaattagaggcagctggctatcgttgtctctaattggggatcatatttaagtagcattttttccacctgtgttttatgggatattgttttgagttagtgcacgtagcacCTCTGTAGTAACGGTTCGTTGTTTGcttctttctttgttgttttgtgcgTTTTCAAATAAATATTATGTGGAAACCATATCGCGCTGCAGTTTGGTTCGATAATTATTCCAGCGAACGTGACAGATggaagcaacctcatgatgggtataggggacatttttgtatcatgtagtagcaTAAACATATCggtgttacattgagctgggtgaatggaatatgaatgacagtcatccaatatgctgtaatagaaataaggccatccTCATAAAAAACAGCACCGACCGCTACTGAAACAAAGCAAACCCAAATAGCTGTTACAATATAATATTCATATCTACATTGACTGGTCAATAAATAACTGGTTTTCAATTGTTACAGTATGTTGATTCAGACAACTAAACCACTGAATGGACTAATCACCCTGAAATACTACTGTAACTTACAATTTTATACAATGAATCATTGTAGAACTGTACAACTAATAGATGCACCAACCAAAATGCAACAATAAGACAGAAATACTCACCGGTAGAGAGGGTGAGGGTGGTTAGGAGAGAGAAAGCTTGTTGTAACAGCATTGTGAACAGGCAGACCTACACCCTCTAGCCAAAGACTCTGTGTACCggtatgtctgtatgtctttcAGACACACTAGCTGATCATGAATGCAAGTacgcatgcacactcacacaaacactcacattcCCTGTCATGTCTTCCTGTCCGATGGAGGAAAACACCCACTGCAGAACTAAGCAGTTCACAAGTGCCAAAACCACAACTCTTTCCTTTCTACAAGATACCATTTCCCCCCAACAATGTAATAATTTTGATCCATCTATCACTCTAAATGACATGATCCACAACTAATAAAGCTAAAATATGATGCGCACACAACTCTCAGAATTAGTATTTAATTTGGCTAAAATCCTAAGAGACATGTAAAGTTACTTTAAAGTTCTCAGTTGGTACAGAACGTGTGCTAGAGTAAGAACCACTCAGAGACCTACTTATTTTGCTCTTGATTGGTTGAGGCCATACCACCTGCTCGTCAACGGTCTGCACATTCGCAGTTTCACAGAGAGATCAAAGAAACCTCGACTGAAAGACTGGTTGGAACTCAAAGTATATGAAGGAAATAAcggaacactgtgaaacaacctgtGGTTAGTTAGTGGACAGACGTTTCCTACAAGTAGCAGTTCCCTCAAGTAGTTTATTGCACAAACTCAAAACTTAGAAAGCAGTGTCGGAAGTTGTCAAAAGTTTTTAGACATCTGTTGGAGCTAGAGCTCGTTACCGGTTCTAGGTTGGCAACAAACAAACACTGCTCACAGGAAGTGGAAACATGCTATACTGTAGCATCATGCATCAACAAATCTTTATTGCACATTTGGAGTGTAAGATTATACTTCACCAGGGTAACAATGGAGTGCTTACAGGGAGTGGAAATGTACCATTAAGTTGTGGCATCATGATATAAAAGGATATCTAAAGACTCTAAACAGAGACCCTATAGTGCTTGGGTACACTACATTATGCACACCTGAGCTGCAGAAGCAGCACTTCACAGACCAACCAACACACAGACGAAAATCTAAAGTAAACTTTCCAGCGACAAGATTAGAACGTTCCAGGTCTTAAAAATCTGAAAAATTAAAATCATTTTAACACCACCAATCAGAAGGTTGTGGGTTTTACGAAGTTATTCATGGGTTTTACAAAACACTTCTCTGATAACCTACAGAATTACAACCTATCAGACACTGTCTCAGAGATGGCTAACTCTGGAGATCCCTTCCATCTCCACTTCCTTGTGGAATGGTCTACAGCAGTGGTCACCATCCAGTCATTCCTATTCGATCACCAAATATTTCTGAAAAACCAACTATAAAGGCTTGctcctttttattttttatttttgtattgcactgttggagatagGGGCACTTGATTTTGAAGCTCTGTGCATCagggtatttgtatttattatgcatccccattagctgctgccaaagtagtagctactctccctggggtccagcaaaattaaggcagtttatacaattttaaaacattagaATAGATTTCACAaccactgtgtgccctcaggcccctattccaccactaccacatatctacagtactaaatccatgtgtatgtatagtgcgtatgttatcgggtgcatgtgtgtgtgtgtatgttcctgTGCCAGtctttgtgttgcttcacagttcccgctgttccataaggtgtttttttatctgttttttaaatctaattttactgcttgcgtcagttacttgatatggaatagagttccatgtagtcatgactctatgtagtactgtgtgcctcccatagtctgttctggacttggggactgtgaagagacctcttgtggcatgtcttgtggggtatgcatgggtgtccaagctgtgtgccagtagtttagacagacagctcggtgcattcaacatgtcaatacctctcatgtttactgtaaaatagcattgtatctggtcaaacacatttttttccagaggtttactaagggttggtaacagagtgattggtcggctatttgagccagtaaagggggctttattATTCTTGgttagcggaatgactttagcttccctccaggcctgagggcacacgctgtctagtaggcttaaattgaagatgtgacAAATATGAGTGGCAAAATCGTCTGTAATTATCCTCCGTaattttccatctagattgtcagaccctggtggcttgtcgttgttgatagacaacaattattttttcacctcttccacactgactttacgtaATTCAAAAgcacaattcttgtctttcataatttggtccgatatacttcaATGTGTAGTGTCAGGGTTTGCtcctggcatgtcatccctaagtttgcttatcttgccaatgaaaaagtcattaaagtagtttgcaatatcagtgggctttgtgatgaatgagccatcttaTTCAATAAATGAAGGAGCCGAGCTTTTtcccccaaaatgtaatttaaggttcCCCAAATCTTTTTATCTATCATtctttatctttgtttcatagtatagtttattttttatttttatttagtttagtcacatgatttcttaatttgcagtacgtttgccaatcagttgggctgccagacttaattgccatactttttgcctcatccctctcaaccatgcaATTTTTCAATAGcgtttttacagtaattttcttaatgggtgtgtgcttattagtaactggaataagtagt contains these protein-coding regions:
- the LOC129868115 gene encoding uncharacterized protein LOC129868115 isoform X1, whose amino-acid sequence is MMRYHSFFPSQQNGIFAIKGVKEIVRATKGSPSHLPCPSPFGFDGKVVFKWTKIGSPGIICEYNVNREISSVVSCKSQFKVIGKPPKLYVTEPKSTDSGLYTCLISRVIPPPTIEKSSNVDLQVTVLPGLVLERQNSSDPGCIQLLCTLEGLDAQDVNFTWTRQGQDSPETPLTNHSLSKQSSFLTLCQSVWREGDTITCNVRLLANNTNLSIRHPKRELETYYEKNLLTIICVSTSIGVVAIAAVTISIYKCRQRTNDKGDSVSYNNKVYENFSFSTQTQQRQTTTASIQEQCIYEI
- the LOC129868115 gene encoding uncharacterized protein LOC129868115 isoform X4, whose amino-acid sequence is MMRYHSFFPSQQNGIFAIKEPKSTDSGLYTCLISRVIPPPTIEKSSNVDLQVTVLPGLVLERQNSSDPGCIQLLCTLEGLDAQDVNFTWTRQGQDSPETPLTNHSLSKQSSFLTLCQSVWREGDTITCNVRLLANNTNLSIRHPKRELETYYEKNLLTIICVSTSIGVVAIAAVTISIYKCRQRTNDKGDSVSYNNKVYENFSFSTQTQQRQTTTASIQEQCIYEI
- the LOC129868115 gene encoding uncharacterized protein LOC129868115 isoform X2 codes for the protein MLLQQAFSLLTTLTLSTGVKEIVRATKGSPSHLPCPSPFGFDGKVVFKWTKIGSPGIICEYNVNREISSVVSCKSQFKVIGKPPKLYVTEPKSTDSGLYTCLISRVIPPPTIEKSSNVDLQVTVLPGLVLERQNSSDPGCIQLLCTLEGLDAQDVNFTWTRQGQDSPETPLTNHSLSKQSSFLTLCQSVWREGDTITCNVRLLANNTNLSIRHPKRELETYYEKNLLTIICVSTSIGVVAIAAVTISIYKCRQRTNDKGDSVSYNNKVYENFSFSTQTQQRQTTTASIQEQCIYEI
- the LOC129868115 gene encoding uncharacterized protein LOC129868115 isoform X3; amino-acid sequence: MMRYHSFFPSQQNGIFAIKGVKEIVRATKGSPSHLPCPSPFGFDGKVVFKWTKIGSPGIICEYNVNREISSVVSCKSQFKVIGKPPKLYVTEPKSTDSGLYTCLISRVIPPPTIEKSSNVDLQVTVLPGLVLERQNSSDPGCIQLLCTLEGLDAQDVNFTWTRQETYYEKNLLTIICVSTSIGVVAIAAVTISIYKCRQRTNDKGDSVSYNNKVYENFSFSTQTQQRQTTTASIQEQCIYEI